In a single window of the Phaeobacter sp. G2 genome:
- the pcaF gene encoding 3-oxoadipyl-CoA thiolase, with translation MDAFICDATRTPIGRYGGALSQVRTDDLAASPIAALAARNPQVDWASIDDVIFGDANQAGESNRNVARMAALLAGLPVDVPGTTINRLCASGMDAVGMASRGIRAGDYDMAIAGGVESMSRAPFVMPKATSAFTRANAVYDTTIGWRFVNKKMQAMYGTDSMPQTADNVATDYGISREDQDAFAARSQARWAAAHEAGIFNDEITPVSVPQRKGDPLIVDTDEHPRPGTGADKLAKLKGVNGPDLTVTAGNASGVNDGAAAILMANEAAAAKNGLKPMARIVGMAAAGVEPRVMGIGPVPATRKVLARTGLTIDQMDVIELNEAFASQGIATLRELGVADDAAHVNPNGGAIAIGHPLGMSGARLVLTAAYQLQRTGGRYALCTMCVGVGQGTALILERV, from the coding sequence ATGGATGCATTCATCTGCGATGCCACCCGAACCCCAATTGGCCGCTATGGCGGTGCCTTGTCTCAGGTGCGTACCGATGACTTGGCAGCCTCACCCATTGCGGCCCTTGCGGCGCGCAATCCGCAGGTTGACTGGGCCAGCATTGACGACGTGATCTTTGGCGACGCCAACCAGGCCGGCGAAAGCAACCGCAACGTGGCCCGCATGGCGGCCCTGTTGGCGGGTCTGCCTGTAGATGTGCCCGGCACCACCATCAACCGGCTCTGTGCCTCTGGAATGGACGCCGTGGGAATGGCCTCACGGGGGATCCGCGCGGGTGACTATGACATGGCCATCGCTGGCGGTGTCGAAAGCATGAGCCGCGCGCCTTTTGTAATGCCCAAGGCGACTTCGGCTTTTACCCGCGCCAATGCGGTCTATGACACCACCATCGGCTGGCGCTTTGTGAACAAGAAGATGCAGGCAATGTATGGCACCGACTCGATGCCACAGACTGCCGACAATGTTGCCACCGATTATGGCATCAGCCGCGAAGACCAGGATGCCTTTGCCGCCCGCAGCCAGGCCCGCTGGGCCGCCGCCCATGAGGCTGGCATCTTTAACGATGAAATCACGCCCGTATCCGTGCCCCAGCGCAAAGGGGATCCGCTGATTGTCGACACCGACGAGCACCCCCGCCCCGGCACCGGCGCCGACAAACTGGCCAAGCTGAAAGGCGTCAATGGCCCTGACCTGACCGTGACCGCCGGCAATGCCTCTGGCGTCAATGACGGTGCCGCCGCCATCCTGATGGCAAACGAGGCCGCAGCCGCCAAAAACGGCCTAAAGCCAATGGCGCGCATCGTCGGCATGGCCGCCGCCGGGGTTGAGCCCCGCGTCATGGGCATTGGCCCGGTGCCTGCCACCCGCAAAGTGCTGGCCCGCACCGGCCTGACCATTGATCAGATGGATGTGATCGAGCTGAACGAGGCCTTTGCCTCGCAGGGGATTGCGACACTGCGTGAACTGGGCGTCGCCGATGACGCGGCCCATGTGAACCCCAACGGTGGCGCCATTGCCATCGGTCACCCTCTTGGCATGTCCGGCGCCCGTTTGGTGCTGACAGCCGCCTATCAACTGCAACGCACCGGTGGGCGCTATGCGCTGTGCACCATGTGTGTCGGCGTTGGTCAGGGCACCGCCCTGATCCTGGAACGCGTTTAA
- a CDS encoding DUF1446 domain-containing protein: MSQHLRIGGASGFWGDSSVATAQLLASPGLDFIVYDYLAEITMAILARARAKDPETGYATDFVSAAMAPNLAEIAKQGVRIVSNAGGMNPKACAAALEAEIKKQGVTLKVAVVTGDDLLAQAEQIVEAAPRDMFRGTSLPPVDKIASINAYLGAFPIAAALDRGADIVVTGRCVDSAVTLGAAIHHFGWTATDLDALAGGSLAGHILECGPQATGGNFTDWRLVAENLAEIGYPIAEIRRDGSFEVSKPEGTGGLVSRGTVGEQMLYEIGDPQAYLLPDVACDFSEVVLQEVAPDRVLVSGARGLGVPDSYKTCLTWADGFRSGHIFTFYGLEAEEKAQLFADTVLKRCRAALQRMQAPDYTDVSVELLGTESQFGNKRDLPPQREVAVKIAVRHQEARAVALFLKEATGLGLATPPGLSGFAGARPKPSPVLALFSYLTPKPQVQQRLLDEAGEVQCPEVKGPAVAVTPRPNLPQAPQAATYVQVPLVDLAWARSGDKGDIANIGVMARDPAWMPWIWAGLTPAHLHQVFDHFLEGAGAEAIERFYLPGSASMNILLHGALGGGGTSSLRNDPQAKGYAQLLLAAPIAVDADLLARLRGE, translated from the coding sequence ATGTCACAGCATTTGCGCATTGGTGGTGCCAGTGGTTTCTGGGGAGATTCAAGCGTTGCGACGGCGCAGCTTTTGGCCTCTCCGGGGCTCGATTTTATTGTCTATGACTACCTTGCCGAAATCACCATGGCGATCCTGGCGCGGGCGCGGGCCAAAGACCCCGAGACGGGCTATGCCACAGATTTTGTCAGCGCGGCTATGGCACCAAACCTTGCCGAGATTGCCAAGCAAGGCGTGCGAATTGTGTCTAACGCCGGTGGTATGAACCCAAAGGCCTGCGCGGCGGCTCTGGAGGCCGAGATCAAAAAGCAGGGGGTCACGCTAAAGGTTGCTGTCGTCACCGGCGATGATCTATTGGCCCAGGCAGAGCAGATCGTCGAGGCCGCACCACGGGACATGTTTCGGGGCACATCTTTGCCACCGGTGGACAAGATTGCCAGTATCAACGCCTATCTTGGCGCCTTTCCCATTGCCGCCGCGCTGGATCGCGGCGCCGATATTGTGGTGACCGGGCGCTGTGTCGACAGTGCGGTGACTCTGGGCGCGGCAATTCATCATTTTGGCTGGACCGCCACTGATCTGGATGCCTTGGCCGGCGGTAGCCTGGCCGGGCATATTCTGGAATGCGGCCCGCAGGCCACCGGTGGCAATTTCACCGACTGGCGCTTGGTGGCAGAAAACCTGGCAGAGATCGGCTATCCCATCGCTGAGATCCGCCGGGATGGCAGCTTTGAGGTGAGCAAGCCGGAAGGCACAGGCGGGTTGGTTTCACGCGGGACCGTCGGCGAACAGATGCTCTATGAAATCGGCGATCCACAGGCCTATCTGTTGCCGGATGTGGCTTGTGATTTCTCTGAGGTGGTGTTGCAGGAGGTCGCGCCGGACCGGGTTCTGGTCTCAGGTGCGCGGGGGCTGGGAGTGCCAGACAGTTACAAGACCTGCCTGACCTGGGCCGATGGCTTTCGCTCGGGACATATTTTCACCTTCTATGGTCTGGAAGCCGAAGAGAAGGCTCAGCTCTTTGCCGATACGGTGTTAAAGCGCTGCCGCGCGGCGCTGCAGCGCATGCAGGCGCCGGATTACACCGATGTCAGTGTGGAACTGCTGGGCACTGAAAGCCAGTTTGGCAACAAGCGCGACCTGCCCCCCCAGCGTGAGGTGGCGGTCAAGATTGCGGTACGCCACCAGGAGGCCCGCGCCGTGGCCCTGTTTCTGAAAGAGGCCACCGGTCTGGGTCTGGCAACACCGCCGGGGTTGAGCGGCTTTGCGGGGGCGCGGCCCAAGCCCTCGCCGGTGCTGGCGCTGTTCTCCTACCTTACCCCCAAGCCGCAGGTTCAGCAGCGCCTGCTGGACGAGGCGGGCGAGGTGCAGTGCCCGGAGGTCAAAGGTCCTGCTGTGGCTGTGACACCGCGGCCAAACCTGCCGCAGGCCCCGCAGGCGGCAACCTATGTCCAGGTGCCCCTGGTCGACCTGGCCTGGGCCCGCAGCGGCGACAAGGGCGATATCGCCAATATCGGCGTGATGGCACGCGATCCCGCCTGGATGCCCTGGATCTGGGCGGGTCTGACGCCAGCGCATTTGCACCAGGTGTTTGACCATTTCCTGGAAGGGGCCGGGGCGGAGGCGATAGAGCGGTTCTACCTGCCTGGCTCTGCCTCGATGAATATCCTTTTGCACGGCGCGCTAGGCGGTGGCGGCACCTCGTCCCTGCGCAATGACCCGCAGGCCAAGGGCTATGCCCAGCTGCTGCTGGCGGCACCTATCGCAGTCGATGCGGATCTGCTGGCACGGCTGCGGGGGGAATGA